Proteins found in one Salvia splendens isolate huo1 chromosome 10, SspV2, whole genome shotgun sequence genomic segment:
- the LOC121752596 gene encoding uncharacterized protein LOC121752596, with protein sequence MEAAGETKSITIDSIIPPRLEDAGLEDCALPPDSIREAFLKAASAVRSIVSDEGGCVEDPWEESSYEGCVVEKGGGSTEAAGDRVVVVGDAEEKVDAVVGPGVPDGGEKACVDGLQGLEIGEKKDDVADEVEKGDDEPTLVEGFAL encoded by the coding sequence ATGGAGGCCGCGGGAGAAACTAAATCGATTACAATCGATAGCATCATTCCGCCGCGGCTGGAAGACGCCGGCCTTGAGGACTGTGCCCTACCGCCGGATTCCATCAGGGAGGCATTTTTGAAGGCAGCCTCAGCCGTGAGATCGATCGTTTCGGACGAAGGCGGATGCGTGGAAGATCCATGGGAAGAGTCCTCCTACGAGGGCTGCGTGGTGGAGAAAGGCGGCGGATCGACGGAGGCGGCGGGAGATagagtggtggtggtgggggatGCGGAAGAGAAAGTGGATGCGGTGGTGGGGCCCGGTGTGCCGGACGGAGGGGAGAAGGCCTGCGTTGATGGATTGCAAGGGCTAGAAATTGGGGAAAAGAAAGATGACGTGGCAGATGAGGTGGAGAAGGGTGACGATGAACCAACCTTGGTTGAAGGCTTTGCTTTGTAG
- the LOC121752460 gene encoding probable alpha,alpha-trehalose-phosphate synthase [UDP-forming] 11, which yields MLSRSCFNLLNLDDFSSDRTRIPRVISVPGIISDFEDGSNAEIAESDVVSSATQERRIVVSNQLPLKAYRDSSSKKWRFDWDGDALVSQLIDGFPPETDVVFVGCLGVDVDPAEQEEVAQFLLENFKCVPTFLSSDLINKFYHGFCKHYLWPLFHYMLPMTLNHGVRFDKDTWQAYVSANKVFADRIMEVINPDEDYVWIHDYHLMILPTFLRKRYHRVKLGFFLHSPFPSSEIYRTLPVREEILRALLNCDLIGFHTFDYARHFLSCCSRMLGLDYQSKRGYIGLDYYGRTVTIKILPIGIHMGQIRSLMALPDTAEKVRELRKEYEGKTVLLGVDDLDMFKGIGLKFMAFGLLLGENPDYRGNVVLVQIVNSPRSRGSDIQEVSDEITKVASEINGRYGGKGYDPIVCVNGPVSFQDKVAYYAISECVVVNAVRDGMNLVPYKYTVARQSCPELDKALGLQDCTKPKKSVIIVSEFIGCSPSLSGAIRVNPWDVNSVAEAMVLGLTMKDSEKELRHEKHYKYVASHDVAYWARSFDQDLERACAEHYRKRCWGIGFGLNSRVVALGPHFRKLSLEHIVSAYNNTKSSRLILLDYDGTMMPQDRVDKSPSPEVISVLNSLCNDPKNIVFIVSGRGRDSLGKWFSQCENLGLSAEHGYFTRWKRNSPWESCGIAADLSWKNIALPVMEHYTEATDGSSIEQKESALVWHHQEADPDFGLWQAKELHDHLESVLANDPVLVKSGQQIIEVKLQGVSKGVVVKNLMETMRNRGKAAEFVLCIGDDRSDEDMFEAIGASVARQSLPDASEVFACTVGQKPSMAKYYLDDTFQVIKMLQGLSAASASHHPSAKSSLGTAP from the exons ATGCTGTCGAGATCCTGCTTCAATCTGTTGAATCTCGACGATTTCTCTAGTGATCGCACCCGAATCCCGAGAGTCATCTCCGTGCCCGGAATCATCTCCGATTTCGAGGACGGCAGCAATGCCGAGATCGCAGAATCCGACGTCGTTTCGTCCGCCACTCAGGAGAGGCGAATAGTGGTCTCCAACCAGCTCCCTTTAAAGGCCTACAGAGATTCATCATCGAAAAAATGGCGCTTCGATTGGGACGGCGACGCCCTCGTCTCGCAGCTCATCGACGGGTTCCCGCCCGAAACCGACGTCGTTTTCGTGGGGTGTTTGGGGGTGGATGTGGATCCGGCGGAGCAGGAAGAGGTGGCCCAGTTCTTGCTAGAGAACTTCAAATGCGTGCCCACTTTCTTGAGCTCTGATTTGATCAACAAATTCTACCACGGTTTCTGCAAGCACTATCTCTGGCCGTTGTTCCATTACATGCTGCCTATGACGCTAAATCACGGGGTGAGGTTTGATAAGGACACGTGGCAGGCGTATGTCTCTGCTAACAAGGTCTTCGCTGACAGGATCATGGAGGTTATCAATCCGGACGAGGATTATGTGTGGATACATGATTACCATCTCATGATTCTCCCTACTTTCTTGAGGAAGAGGTATCATAGAGTCAAGCTTGGGTTTTTCTTGCATAGTCCATTTCCTTCTTCCGAGATATATAGGACATTGCCTGTGAGGGAGGAGATTCTGAGGGCCCTATTGAATTGTGATCTTATTGGCTTTCATACGTTTGATTATGCTAGGCATTTCTTGTCTTGTTGTAGTAGGATGTTGGGGTTGGATTATCAGTCCAAGAGGGGTTACATTGGGTTGGATTACTATGGTAGAACTGTCACTATCAAGATTTTGCCGATTGGGATTCATATGGGGCAGATTAGGTCTTTAATGGCATTGCCGGATACAGCTGAGAAGGTGAGGGAGTTGAGGAAGGAATACGAGGGGAAGACAGTGTTGTTAGGCGTGGATGATTTGGACATGTTTAAAGGTATTGGTTTGAAGTTTATGGCCTTTGGTTTGCTGCTAGGGGAGAATCCTGATTATAGAGGGAATGTGGTGTTGGTGCAGATTGTGAATTCACCTAGGAGCCGTGGGAGCGATATTCAAGAAGTTAGTGATGAGATTACTAAAGTTGCAAGTGAGATCAATGGGAGGTATGGTGGGAAAGGGTATGATCCAATTGTTTGTGTGAATGGTCCCGTCTCTTTCCAAGACAAGGTGGCATACTATGCGATTTCTGAGTGTGTCGTGGTGAATGCAGTGAGAGATGGAATGAATTTGGTGCCTTACAAGTACACAGTGGCCAGACAGAGCTGCCCTGAATTGGACAAGGCATTAGGGCTACAAGATTGCACTAAACCGAAGAAGAGTGTGATCATTGTGTCTGAATTCATAGGATGCTCACCTTCTCTCAGTGGGGCAATCCGTGTGAACCCTTGGGATGTTAATAGTGTGGCCGAAGCAATGGTGTTGGGGTTGACGATGAAGGATAGTGAGAAAGAGCTTCGCCACGAGAAGCATTACAAGTATGTTGCATCCCATGATGTTGCGTATTGGGCCAGGAGCTTTGATCAGGATCTTGAGAGAGCTTGTGCTGAGCATTATAGGAAGAGGTGTTGGGGCATAGGGTTTGGTCTGAACTCGAGAGTTGTGGCGTTGGGGCCTCATTTTAGGAAGCTGTCGTTGGAGCACATTGTGTCGGCTTACAACAATACGAAAAGCAGCAGGCTCATCCTGCTGGACTATGACGGGACGATGATGCCACAGGATAGAGTAGACAAATCACCAAGCCCTGAGGTTATATCAGTCTTGAATAGTTTGTGTAATGATCCTAAAAACATAGTGTTCATTGTtagtgggagagggagagattcTTTAGGGAAGTGGTTTTCACAATGTGAGAATCTGGGGCTGTCTGCTGAGCATGGTTACTTCACCAG GTGGAAGAGGAATTCCCCGTGGGAATCCTGCGGAATTGCAGCTGACTTGAGCTGGAAAAACATAGCCCTTCCTGTGATGGAGCACTACACAGAGGCAACAGATGGTTCATCCATAGAGCAGAAGGAGAGCGCGTTGGTTTGGCATCATCAAGAAGCTGATCCTGACTTTGGATTGTGGCAAGCTAAAGAGCTCCACGATCACTTAGAGAGCGTGCTTGCTAATGATCCCGTCCTTGTCAAAAGTGGCCAGCAGATTATAGAGGTCAAACTGCAG GGGGTGAGCAAAGGTGTGGTGGTGAAGAATCTGATGGAGACCATGAGAAATAGAGGGAAGGCAGCTGAGTTTGTTCTGTGCATAGGCGATGACAGATCGGATGAGGACATGTTTGAGGCCATCGGGGCCTCAGTTGCCAGGCAGTCCTTGCCTGATGCAAGCGAGGTCTTTGCCTGCACTGTTGGGCAGAAACCCAGCATGGCCAAGTACTATCTAGACGACACGTTCCAAGTCATCAAGATGCTGCAGGGCCTCTCAGCTGCCTCTGCGTCTCACCATCCCTCCGCAAAATCAAGCCTTGGAACAGCGCCATGA